Proteins encoded within one genomic window of Raineyella fluvialis:
- a CDS encoding HNH endonuclease signature motif containing protein gives MRRADALVALAEAAALHGDAPLHGGDRPRVVVTIPEERLRDRAATGGLIATGERIAPADLRRLCCDADVLPVVLGGEGQVLDVGREHRLVTPPIRTALTVRDGGCAFPGCDRPPAACHAHHIIPWQEGGPTSLDNLVLVCPHHHGIVEPATDTSARRWEIRLGTDGIAEVLPPVHVDRSRRPRRHQRFRLPDVA, from the coding sequence ATGCGCCGGGCCGACGCGCTGGTGGCGCTCGCCGAGGCCGCGGCGCTGCACGGCGACGCCCCGCTCCACGGCGGTGACCGTCCGCGCGTGGTCGTGACCATCCCCGAGGAACGACTGCGGGACAGGGCCGCGACAGGCGGACTGATCGCCACCGGGGAACGGATCGCACCGGCTGACCTGCGCCGTCTGTGCTGCGACGCCGACGTCCTACCGGTCGTCCTCGGCGGGGAGGGTCAGGTGCTCGACGTGGGTCGTGAGCATCGCCTCGTCACACCGCCGATCCGCACCGCCCTGACCGTACGCGACGGCGGCTGCGCCTTCCCCGGCTGCGACCGGCCACCCGCCGCCTGCCACGCTCACCACATCATTCCCTGGCAGGAAGGCGGACCGACCTCGCTCGACAATCTCGTCCTGGTCTGTCCCCACCACCACGGCATCGTGGAACCGGCAACCGACACCAGCGCAAGACGCTGGGAGATCCGCCTGGGAACGGACGGCATTGCCGAGGTCCTCCCGCCCGTCCATGTCGACCGGAGCCGCCGACCGCGGCGCCATCAACGGTTCCGACTCCCTGACGTCGCCTGA